From the genome of Fusobacterium varium, one region includes:
- the lsrF gene encoding Uncharacterized aldolase lsrF, translating into MAEQFGNKIAKDYMTDIPFENNKSFYVKGMENMDWGMKSRLAKIFNPKSGRTVMLAFDHGYIMGSTAGLERLDLAIPPLAEDVDVFMATRGAMRTCIPPHFDKGLALRVTAGGSVLDDDMSHEVIGVDIEDAIRMNATCMAVQTFIGAPGQKESIANLTKTIDMGNKYGIPVMGVVAVGKQMERTTKYFLLATRILAELGAHIIKTYYCEDFDKVVAACPVPIVVAGGKKLPEDEALEMTYNAIRQGAAGVDMGRNIFQAEDPKAMAKAVAKVVHENYTGKEAYDYYLSIKK; encoded by the coding sequence ATGGCAGAACAATTTGGAAATAAAATAGCAAAAGATTATATGACAGACATTCCATTTGAAAATAATAAATCATTTTATGTAAAAGGTATGGAAAATATGGACTGGGGTATGAAATCACGTCTGGCTAAAATATTTAATCCGAAAAGTGGAAGAACAGTCATGTTGGCATTTGATCATGGATATATAATGGGATCAACAGCAGGACTGGAAAGATTAGATTTAGCTATTCCACCTTTAGCAGAAGATGTAGATGTTTTTATGGCAACTAGAGGAGCTATGAGAACTTGTATTCCTCCTCATTTTGATAAAGGCTTGGCTTTAAGAGTTACAGCAGGAGGTTCTGTGCTTGATGATGATATGAGCCATGAAGTAATAGGTGTAGATATAGAAGATGCTATTCGTATGAATGCAACATGTATGGCAGTACAGACATTTATAGGAGCTCCAGGGCAGAAAGAGTCAATAGCTAATCTTACAAAAACTATAGATATGGGAAATAAATATGGCATACCAGTAATGGGAGTAGTGGCAGTTGGAAAACAAATGGAAAGGACAACTAAATATTTCCTTCTTGCAACAAGAATTCTTGCAGAATTGGGAGCTCATATAATCAAAACTTATTATTGTGAAGATTTTGATAAAGTAGTGGCAGCTTGTCCTGTTCCTATTGTAGTAGCAGGTGGGAAGAAACTTCCAGAAGATGAAGCATTGGAAATGACATATAACGCTATCAGACAGGGAGCAGCAGGAGTAGATATGGGAAGAAATATATTCCAAGCTGAAGATCCTAAAGCTATGGCTAAAGCAGTAGCAAAAGTAGTTCATGAAAATTATACGGGAAAAGAAGCATACGATTATTATCTTAGTATTAAAAAATAA
- the dhaK_2 gene encoding PTS-dependent dihydroxyacetone kinase, dihydroxyacetone-binding subunit dhaK translates to MKMKKFINDPSNLTQELLEGLALSNQDIIELTEGTRLIVNKKLKDADRVTIVTLGGTGHEPAISGFVGEGMVDISVPGDIFAAPGPQQCFEAIKMADKGKGVLFVVLNHAGDMLTANLTMKMVKKAGLNVIKVVTQDDVANAPRENADDRRGLVGCVPLYKIAGAAAAEGKSLEEVAEIAQKFADNMATIAVAAKGATHPSTGGVIAELDDDDMEIGMGQHGEGGGGRMPLKTADETAQIMLDALLKDLDIKSGEKLLLIINGTGATTLMEQLIVFRKCYNYLKEKEIKVVANVVGELLTVQEQAGFQMMIARMDDELIHYWNQPCRTPYFKK, encoded by the coding sequence ATGAAAATGAAAAAATTCATCAATGATCCAAGTAATTTAACACAAGAACTTTTGGAAGGACTGGCACTTTCTAATCAGGATATTATTGAGTTGACAGAAGGAACAAGATTAATAGTGAATAAAAAATTAAAAGATGCAGACAGAGTTACAATTGTAACTCTTGGAGGAACAGGGCATGAACCTGCTATCAGTGGGTTTGTAGGGGAAGGAATGGTAGACATATCTGTACCAGGAGATATTTTTGCAGCACCTGGACCTCAACAATGTTTTGAAGCAATAAAAATGGCAGATAAAGGTAAAGGAGTGCTTTTTGTAGTATTGAATCATGCTGGAGATATGCTTACAGCTAACCTTACTATGAAAATGGTAAAAAAAGCTGGGTTAAATGTAATTAAAGTAGTTACTCAAGATGATGTGGCTAATGCACCTAGAGAAAATGCTGATGACAGAAGAGGACTTGTTGGGTGTGTACCTCTGTACAAAATAGCAGGAGCAGCAGCTGCAGAAGGAAAATCTTTAGAAGAAGTGGCAGAAATAGCTCAAAAGTTTGCTGATAATATGGCAACAATAGCAGTGGCAGCAAAAGGTGCTACTCACCCAAGTACAGGAGGAGTTATAGCTGAACTTGATGATGATGATATGGAAATAGGAATGGGACAGCATGGAGAAGGTGGAGGAGGAAGAATGCCACTTAAAACTGCTGATGAAACAGCTCAAATTATGCTTGATGCTTTATTAAAGGACTTGGATATTAAAAGTGGAGAAAAATTATTGTTAATAATCAATGGAACTGGTGCAACTACTCTTATGGAACAATTAATAGTATTCAGAAAATGCTATAATTATTTAAAAGAAAAAGAAATAAAAGTTGTAGCTAACGTAGTTGGGGAATTATTGACAGTTCAAGAGCAGGCAGGGTTTCAAATGATGATAGCAAGAATGGATGACGAACTTATTCATTACTGGAATCAACCTTGTAGAACACCATATTTTAAAAAATAA
- the dhaL_2 gene encoding PTS-dependent dihydroxyacetone kinase, ADP-binding subunit dhaL: MKINREDIKKMFLTSCELLKANADELSEIDSKFGDGDHGITIVKIANAIEKDIENWNSETSIKDFIDNLGMSAMGVNGGSAGPLWGSWISGLAVGIPEGAEELDEQIIKDMFTASLEEMNDVSGAKIGDKTMMDAFIPAVTAITTSKSDIKGMFKEAAIASEQGCEDTKNYISKFGRVKSYKEKTLGFKDAGAVSMNLLFQGFAKSFE, translated from the coding sequence TTGAAAATTAATAGAGAAGATATTAAAAAAATGTTTCTGACATCATGTGAGCTTTTAAAAGCCAATGCTGATGAACTCTCTGAGATAGATTCAAAATTTGGTGATGGAGATCATGGGATAACTATTGTAAAAATAGCAAATGCTATTGAAAAAGATATAGAAAACTGGAATTCAGAAACAAGTATAAAAGATTTTATAGATAATTTAGGAATGAGTGCTATGGGAGTTAATGGAGGGTCAGCAGGACCTCTTTGGGGAAGTTGGATATCTGGTTTGGCTGTTGGAATTCCAGAAGGAGCAGAAGAATTAGATGAGCAGATTATAAAAGATATGTTCACAGCTTCATTGGAAGAGATGAATGATGTGTCTGGTGCAAAAATTGGAGATAAAACTATGATGGACGCTTTTATACCAGCAGTAACAGCAATTACAACTTCTAAATCTGATATAAAAGGAATGTTCAAAGAAGCAGCTATAGCTTCAGAACAAGGGTGTGAAGATACTAAAAACTATATTTCAAAATTTGGAAGAGTAAAAAGTTACAAAGAAAAAACTTTAGGATTTAAAGATGCAGGAGCAGTTTCAATGAATCTTTTATTTCAGGGATTTGCAAAAAGTTTTGAATAA
- the ifcA_2 gene encoding Fumarate reductase flavoprotein subunit precursor — MKKLFTTALFLLISAFIFAAGTVTTSGTGDGFSGKIKVDVVTTGEKIEDIKLVSDSETSHIISRAFPILKERILKAQSPIVDSVSGASYTSFGIKKAVAEALKSNGKDFGRIRFNTKAPEQPVTNLKAVNTDLVIIGGGPAGLAAAISAREAGLKNIILIEKLDILSGNGKYDMNFYDLINSEAQKARGINDTVEALIADNTNPLDTPERIKAQAEGAFVLDKWLRSFGVKLNYNYGKRGHMAESNAYAGAHIQDGMEKKVKELGIDVRTGTKGFDLIMKDGKAAGVKVQNGNNFYDINAKAVIIATGGFSANKELLKKYVPGSEVFQTSNQIGATGDFIPVFEKNNIKTANLEVLNIFPFIIRQTRDLTGGGDGFILVNKDGKRFTSENITYATRFSTAQKILDQPDSAVFYIYDQKLYDASFRLQKHTAQGLHTKAATLDELADKLGIDKNNLKTTVEEFNKAVRGEIKDPFRENPTKKEFMTEGPYYGVQVESAIHMTRGGVVADEKTQVLYDNGNIVSGLYAAGEVANSNSGAYSAAVIFGRIAGQEAAKYINK; from the coding sequence ATGAAAAAATTATTTACAACTGCATTATTTTTACTTATCAGTGCTTTTATATTTGCAGCTGGTACAGTGACAACATCTGGAACTGGAGATGGATTTTCTGGAAAAATTAAAGTTGATGTTGTAACAACTGGGGAAAAAATAGAAGATATTAAGCTTGTTTCAGACTCTGAAACTTCTCACATAATATCAAGAGCATTTCCTATATTAAAAGAAAGAATTTTAAAAGCTCAATCACCTATTGTTGATAGTGTATCTGGTGCTTCTTATACTTCTTTTGGAATAAAAAAAGCTGTTGCTGAAGCTCTTAAATCTAACGGAAAGGATTTTGGAAGAATCAGATTTAATACTAAAGCTCCAGAACAGCCTGTCACTAATTTAAAAGCTGTAAATACTGATCTTGTAATCATTGGTGGAGGTCCTGCTGGGCTAGCTGCTGCTATATCTGCAAGAGAAGCTGGATTAAAAAACATAATTCTTATTGAAAAATTAGATATTCTTAGTGGTAATGGAAAATATGATATGAATTTTTATGACCTTATTAATTCAGAAGCTCAAAAAGCTAGAGGAATAAATGATACTGTTGAAGCACTTATTGCTGATAATACTAATCCTCTAGACACTCCTGAAAGAATAAAAGCACAAGCTGAAGGGGCATTTGTTTTAGATAAATGGCTAAGAAGTTTTGGGGTAAAATTAAACTATAACTATGGAAAAAGAGGACATATGGCTGAATCTAATGCTTATGCTGGAGCTCATATCCAAGATGGTATGGAAAAGAAAGTAAAGGAATTAGGAATTGATGTTCGTACTGGGACAAAAGGATTTGACCTTATTATGAAAGATGGTAAAGCAGCTGGTGTAAAAGTACAAAATGGAAATAATTTCTATGACATCAACGCTAAAGCTGTTATTATTGCTACAGGTGGATTCTCTGCTAATAAAGAACTACTTAAAAAATATGTTCCCGGATCTGAAGTTTTCCAAACTTCAAACCAAATAGGTGCCACAGGAGATTTTATTCCTGTATTTGAAAAAAATAATATAAAAACTGCTAATCTTGAAGTGTTGAATATATTCCCTTTCATTATCAGACAAACAAGAGATTTAACTGGTGGAGGAGATGGATTTATTCTTGTGAATAAAGATGGAAAAAGATTTACAAGTGAAAATATCACTTACGCAACTAGATTTTCTACTGCACAAAAAATACTTGATCAGCCTGATTCTGCTGTTTTTTACATCTATGATCAAAAACTTTATGATGCAAGTTTCCGTCTTCAAAAACATACAGCTCAAGGTCTTCATACAAAAGCTGCTACTCTTGATGAATTAGCAGATAAATTAGGAATAGATAAAAACAATTTAAAAACAACAGTTGAAGAATTTAATAAAGCTGTTCGTGGAGAAATTAAAGATCCATTCAGAGAAAATCCTACTAAGAAAGAATTTATGACTGAAGGTCCTTATTATGGTGTACAGGTAGAATCTGCTATACATATGACTAGAGGTGGAGTTGTTGCTGATGAAAAAACTCAAGTTCTTTATGATAATGGAAATATTGTAAGTGGTCTATACGCAGCTGGTGAAGTTGCAAATAGTAACTCTGGTGCTTATAGTGCTGCTGTTATTTTTGGACGTATTGCAGGACAGGAAGCTGCTAAATATATCAACAAATAA
- a CDS encoding putative oxidoreductase yields MIYDIVVIGGGPAGSVFSKFINSKYKVLLLDRRDYEDENNKIIKCCGGLLAHEAQAALSGLGYSLSKDILVSPQVFNVQVIDYDNNLKKKYYKNYLNFDREKFDNYLLSQKASHVELIKGALFIDYSEDENGIYTVIYRIGMDIKKVKTKMIVSAEGANSLIRKNLDNKSKNDYIAIQRVYKMKKDFSYHMAIFDKNINNYYSWLVPKGNELILGTILKKGKGSWDKFHQLEERVKSEGIDINDIIRDEGTFIRVPKWNEYFMAKDRIALIGEAAGLISASSSEGISYALISGYYLADSINKKV; encoded by the coding sequence ATGATATATGACATAGTAGTAATTGGAGGAGGCCCAGCTGGGAGTGTTTTTTCAAAATTTATTAACAGTAAATATAAAGTTCTTCTTTTAGACAGAAGAGATTATGAAGATGAAAATAATAAAATTATAAAATGCTGTGGAGGACTTTTGGCTCATGAAGCTCAAGCTGCTTTATCAGGATTAGGATACTCTTTATCAAAAGATATATTGGTATCACCTCAAGTATTCAATGTGCAGGTAATAGATTATGATAATAATCTTAAAAAGAAGTACTATAAAAATTATTTGAATTTTGATAGAGAGAAATTTGATAATTATCTTTTATCTCAAAAAGCATCTCATGTAGAATTAATTAAGGGAGCTTTATTTATAGATTATTCAGAAGATGAAAATGGCATTTATACAGTTATCTATAGAATAGGAATGGATATAAAAAAAGTAAAAACCAAAATGATAGTAAGTGCTGAGGGAGCAAATTCTCTTATTAGAAAAAATTTAGACAACAAATCAAAAAATGATTATATTGCCATTCAAAGAGTTTATAAAATGAAGAAAGATTTTTCATATCATATGGCTATATTTGATAAAAATATAAATAATTATTATTCATGGTTGGTCCCAAAAGGAAATGAACTTATACTAGGAACTATTTTAAAAAAAGGGAAAGGCAGCTGGGATAAATTTCACCAATTAGAAGAGAGAGTTAAATCAGAGGGAATAGATATCAATGACATAATCAGAGATGAAGGAACTTTTATAAGAGTTCCTAAATGGAATGAATATTTCATGGCAAAGGACAGGATAGCACTCATAGGAGAAGCAGCTGGACTTATAAGTGCCAGTTCATCTGAGGGAATAAGTTATGCTCTTATTAGTGGTTATTATCTGGCAGATTCTATAAATAAAAAGGTATAA
- a CDS encoding MORN repeat variant: MERALLYIVVMIIYLIYRICKAIAENAEDKISKRCLEDEMQLLLLEEGIEIIIKKDIPPNYTGFYREDYANNELKYEVMCNDGKLEGPFSTFYSMVKPRAVMIQGSFKENEIDGELCIFYKNGKLKKKDSYKKGKKEGICRSYYLNGKLEREENYIDGIISGEYKIYNENEVMVEKGQIKNEVQDGIIEKFYHSGTPYILYYINDNKINGKFQAFYRNGNLMGECDVLNDLLNGTFKKYDRLGKVQEEVIFENGVPIPEIKIETTFPAECDYVIDALKNEIQKEKDDDKEEYENSFFRN, encoded by the coding sequence ATGGAAAGGGCACTTCTTTATATAGTTGTTATGATAATATACTTGATTTATAGGATATGCAAAGCTATTGCTGAAAATGCTGAGGATAAAATTAGCAAACGATGTCTAGAAGATGAAATGCAACTTTTACTCCTTGAAGAAGGAATTGAGATAATAATAAAAAAGGATATTCCACCAAACTACACGGGATTTTATAGAGAAGATTACGCAAACAATGAATTAAAATATGAGGTAATGTGTAATGATGGAAAATTAGAGGGGCCATTTAGTACTTTTTATTCTATGGTAAAACCAAGAGCAGTTATGATTCAAGGTTCTTTTAAGGAAAATGAAATTGATGGAGAACTATGTATATTTTATAAAAATGGAAAATTAAAGAAAAAAGATAGTTACAAAAAAGGAAAAAAAGAGGGGATATGTAGAAGTTATTATCTAAATGGTAAACTTGAAAGGGAAGAAAATTATATTGATGGAATTATAAGTGGAGAATATAAAATATATAATGAAAATGAAGTTATGGTAGAAAAAGGTCAAATTAAAAATGAAGTTCAAGATGGAATAATTGAAAAGTTTTATCATAGTGGGACACCTTATATTTTATATTATATTAATGATAATAAAATTAATGGAAAATTTCAAGCTTTTTATAGAAATGGAAATTTAATGGGAGAATGTGATGTATTAAATGATTTATTGAATGGAACATTTAAAAAATATGACAGGCTAGGAAAAGTTCAAGAAGAGGTTATTTTTGAAAATGGAGTACCTATTCCTGAAATAAAGATAGAAACTACTTTTCCTGCTGAGTGTGATTATGTAATAGATGCTTTAAAAAATGAAATACAAAAAGAAAAAGATGATGATAAAGAGGAATATGAAAATTCATTTTTTAGAAATTAA
- the fruA_2 gene encoding EIIABC-Fru: MGGPVNKAAFTFGIAMIAAGNYAPHAAVMAGGMVPPLGIALATTFFKNKFTKDERDAGKTCYIMGLSFITEGAIPFAASDPIRVIPASIIGAAIAGGLSMFFGVLLPAPHGGIFVFPVVTNPVMYLVSVVIGSLVTAFILGTWKKPVSEI; encoded by the coding sequence ATGGGAGGTCCAGTAAATAAGGCAGCATTTACATTTGGTATTGCTATGATAGCTGCTGGAAACTATGCACCTCATGCTGCAGTAATGGCAGGAGGAATGGTACCACCTTTAGGAATAGCTTTGGCAACTACATTCTTTAAAAATAAATTTACAAAAGATGAAAGAGATGCTGGAAAAACTTGTTATATAATGGGATTATCATTTATTACAGAAGGGGCAATTCCATTTGCAGCCTCTGACCCAATAAGAGTTATACCAGCAAGTATAATAGGAGCAGCAATTGCAGGAGGACTTTCAATGTTCTTTGGAGTATTGTTACCAGCACCACATGGTGGAATATTCGTTTTCCCAGTAGTTACAAACCCAGTAATGTATCTTGTATCAGTAGTTATAGGTTCACTTGTAACAGCCTTTATATTAGGAACTTGGAAGAAACCAGTAAGTGAAATTTAA